One Cryptomeria japonica chromosome 9, Sugi_1.0, whole genome shotgun sequence genomic window carries:
- the LOC131057771 gene encoding pentatricopeptide repeat-containing protein At2g13600-like — protein sequence MSFITHLNLRALLRAGYLNETHRILLTAQKLPVDSSVHLHLLQTFIASNTFSEGNQIHSDINDRGYTFAARTLLQNTLINMYDKCGNLVDAWKVFDHMAELNVFSWNMIIAAYGRHGLPQVALTLFRRMQLTGVQPNQFTFANILPSCSKTGALEQGMEIHQRIMEGYTQNGLDENALEIFKQMQVAGVKPNSTTFASIVPACAQLRLLKQGMALHQRIIESGLLVDVVVVTALIDMYAKCGSIQKAHKLFDKMPQQNVVTWTAVIAGYTQNGLVEKALETFMQMQLTGIVPDSSTYSSILPACAKLGVLEQGIQIHQRIVESGFLLDVVIGNSLIDMYAKCGSIQKARQVFDKMHNANLVSWTVMVAGYAMHGCSKDALNLFDLMEHSGVKHDHVSLLCVLFACSHAGLVDHGCRYFNGMSDTYFIMPTMNHYICMVDLLGRAGFLEEALQFIIKMPIKPDAVVWMCLLGTCRSLKNTEMGEFAATLLFELGSKTSAPYVLLSNMYAELGRSHQQMQEVYVNLEKLSWEMQHAGYNPDANIGTTCFHCNKMHGVKHAVIGGSLVLFLVSTGSKMFWNRGRCFDVVECLVVWDILGRLWQYRKLSFLSALAFCDETVDLQQSTALGSLKTVSLTAQQAKINCLLLGFIGYFGLLAGRYKFRKAVEKQFVYLMFAV from the exons ATGTCGTTCATTACCCATCTCAATCTGAGAGCACTTCTTAGAGCGGGTTACTTGAATGAGACACACCGCATTCTTCTTACTGCACAAAAGCTTCCAGTAGACTCTTCTGTACATCTTCATCTATTGCAGACCTTCATTGCCAGCAATACTTTTTCGGAGGGTAATCAAATCCACTCTGACATTAATGACAGAGGATACACGTTTGCCGCACGCACTTTGTTGCAAAATACCCTTATCAACATGTATGACAAATGCGGAAATTTGGTGGATGCTTGGAAAGTTTTCGACCACATGGCTGAACTAAATGTCTTCTCATGGAATATGATCATTGCAGCATATGGAAGACACGGGTTACCTCAAGTGGCATTGACACTGTTCCGGAGAATGCAGCTAACAGGTGTTCAACCCAATCAGTTCACTTTTGCCAACATTCTCCCTTCGTGTTCCAAAActggagctttggaacagggtatggagatCCATCAAAGAATAATGGAAG gatatacaCAAAATGGGCTCGATGAAAATGCCTTGGAGATTTTTAAGCAAATGCAAGTGGCCGGTGTAAAGCCAAACTCGACTACCTTTGCCAGCATCGTCCCAGCTTGTGCTCAACTTAGACTTTTGAAACAGGGCATGGCGCTTCACCAAAGAATAATCGAAAGTGGACTTTTGGTAGATGTTGTAGTGGTGACTGCCcttatagacatgtatgcaaaatgtggaagcatacagaAGGCACACaaattgtttgataaaatgccCCAACAAAATGTAGTCACATGGACTGCAGTCATTGCTGGCTATACACAAAATGGGCTTGTTGAGAAAGCCTTGGAGACTTTTATGCAAATGCAATTGACAGGTATAGTACCAGACTCATCAACTTATTCCAGCATCCTACCGGCTTGTGCCAAACTTGGAGTTTTGGAGCAGGGTATACAGATTCATCAAAGAATAGTTGAAAGTGgatttttgttagatgttgtaATTGGGAATTCtttgatagacatgtatgcaaaatgtggaagcatacaaaAGGCACGCCAGGTGTTTGACAAAATGCATAATGCAAACTTGGTCTCATGGACTGTAATGGTTGCAGGATATGCAATGCATGGCTGTAGTAAGGATGCCCTCAATCTCTTTGACCTAATGGAGCACTCTGGGGTCAAACACGATCATGTAAGCCTTCTTTGTGTCTTATTTGCCTGCAGCCATGCAGGTCTAGTGGATCATGGTTGTAGATACTTCAATGGCATGAGTGACACTTATTTCATTATGCCTACCATGAATCATTATATAtgcatggttgaccttcttggcCGTGCTGGCTTTCTTGAGGAAGCCCTACAGTTTATCATCAAAATGCCTATAAAACCTGATGCAGTTGTGTGGATGTGTTTGCTTGGTACCTGTAGATCACTGAAGAATACAGAGATGGGAGAGTTTGCAGCGACACTTCTTTTTGAGTTAGGTTCTAAAACTTCTGCCCCTTATGTTCTTCTGTCAAATATGTATGCAGAATTGGGCAG ATCACACCAACAAATGCAGGAAGTTTATGTCAATTTGGAGAAATTGTCTTGGGAGATGCAGCATGCAGGGTATAATCCAGATGCAAATATCGGAACCACAT GTTTTCACTGTAACAAGATGCATGGTGTCAAACATGCAGTTATAGGAGGAAGTCTGGTCTTATTCTTAGTTTCCAC CGGTTCGAAGATGTTTTGGAACAGAGGCAGATGCTTTGATGTTGTAGAATGTTTAGTGGTATGGGACATCCTCGGCAGGCTTTGGCAGTATAGAAAATTGAGTTTTCTGAGCGCTTTAGCCTTCTGTGATGAAACCGTTGATTTACAGCAGTCAACAGCACTTGGCAGTCTCAAAACTGTCAG CTTAACAGCACAGCAGGCAAAAATAAATTGTCTGCTTCTGGGTTTCATAGGCTACTTTGGCCTCCTGGCTGGACGTTATAAATTTAGGAAGGCAGTTGAAAAACAGTTC GTGTACCTAATGTTCGCTGTTTAA